The DNA segment GACGAATATTTGATTTTTACCAGACGGGGAGAATTTTTTTGATATTTCTGATATGTATGCTACAATCGCTAAGGCAGTAACAAAGAATTGCTTAAATCAAGCAAAATTGAAGATCCTAAACCCAGAGAAAATCAGAAGAAACAGCAGAAACTTCCAAATCTGGAAATATTTTTTCAATTTAGTTGTACAAAAGACGCAATTGATGCTAGATTAATCAAGAGTTATTTGCTGCTTAAGCAAAAGCCGATCCCAAAAAGAATGGGGGTGTGGCGGAATGGTAGACGCTACGGACTTAGAAAACTGGGCCTTGATCGAGAAATCTTTCAAGTGGAAGCTCTCAAATTCAGGGAAACCTAAATCTGTTCACAGATATGGCAATCCTGAGCCAAGCCGAAACAAGTGCTGAGTGTTGAAACTCATAACTCATCGGAAGGTGCAGAGACTCGACGGGAGCTACCCTAACGTTAAGCCGAGGGTAAAGAGAGAGTCCAATTCTTAAAGCCGAAGGTTGTGAAAACCTGGCAGCAGTGAAAGCTGCGGAAGAATGAAAATCCGTTGACCGTAATAGGTCGTGTGGGTTCAAGTCCCTCCACCCCCACTGAAAAACTGAACATACAAGCTGACCTGCCTAAATGAACATAGGCAGGTTTAATTGTTTAGATAACTTTCCCCAGGCGTTCATCCAAGGAAGCGAGAGTTGCACCAGCAGCTTCAGCGATAATACTAATCAGACGATAGGAAGCGATCGCACTAATGATAACAGCAGATGGAAAGCTGTGCTGCAAAAGAGCGATCGCAGTCACTTCAAATACACCCAAACCTCCAGGCGCACCCGGAACCACTAAACCTAACAACCAAGCAAAGCTAAAAGCCCCTAATAATAGAGGTAACTGGCTCAGATGCAATGGAGTTAGGGCAAACACAGTTAAAATAAATCCAGTCCCACGCAATCCTAAAAAACCTAATTCCCCTAACAAAGGTAGTAGGGGATAGCGTTTAACTTTGAAGGGAATACTAGGCTGAGTATTAACAGCAGACCCTTTCACCTTTAATTTATAGACAAAGCCAATGGCTGGATTTAAAAACCGGGGATGAACGGCACAAAGCACCACAGCCAAACTCAAAAATTTTAAGATTTGTAGAGACAGAGTACTATAAGCAGCTGCAAATTGGCTTCCGAAGACAACAATGATGATTAAAGCCGCAGCCACCATTAGTAGAGGTTCTAGCAACACACTTAAGGTAGCAGCACCAGCAGGGATATTCGCATTTTTAGCCGCCACAATTCGCCCATAATAATGCCAGACATTACCAGGCAAATACTTAGCCATATTAGTTTTTAAGTAGACTTGAATAAATTCAGAACATGGCACAGATTGATTTAATTCGTTGAGAATCCAAGTCCATATCCAACCACCC comes from the Nodularia sp. NIES-3585 genome and includes:
- a CDS encoding lysylphosphatidylglycerol synthase domain-containing protein, which codes for MKQFLRWLILGGTLFFLGKALKDNWSEVVAIQIDAVGWAILSIATGLTLLAHIWGGWIWTWILNELNQSVPCSEFIQVYLKTNMAKYLPGNVWHYYGRIVAAKNANIPAGAATLSVLLEPLLMVAAALIIIVVFGSQFAAAYSTLSLQILKFLSLAVVLCAVHPRFLNPAIGFVYKLKVKGSAVNTQPSIPFKVKRYPLLPLLGELGFLGLRGTGFILTVFALTPLHLSQLPLLLGAFSFAWLLGLVVPGAPGGLGVFEVTAIALLQHSFPSAVIISAIASYRLISIIAEAAGATLASLDERLGKVI